A DNA window from Pogona vitticeps strain Pit_001003342236 chromosome 2, PviZW2.1, whole genome shotgun sequence contains the following coding sequences:
- the LOC110077352 gene encoding small ribosomal subunit protein uS12, with protein sequence MGKCRGLRTARKLRSHRRDQKWHDKQYKKAHLGTALKANPFGGASHAKGIVLEKVGVEAKQPNSAIRKCVRVQLIKNGKKITAFVPNDGCLNFIEENDEVLVAGFGRKGHAVGDIPGVRFKVVKVANVSLLALYKGKKERPRS encoded by the exons ATGG GCAAGTGTCGTGGGCTTCGTACAGCCAGGAAGCTACGCAGTCATCGCCGGGATCAGAAATGGCACGACAAGCAGTACAAGAAGGCTCATTTGGGTACTGCTCTAAAAGCCAACCCTTTTGGGGGCGCTTCACATGCTAAAGGAATTGTCCTGGAAAAAGT TGGTGTAGAGGCTAAGCAGCCAAATTCTGCCATCAGGAAGTGTGTCCGAGTCCAGTTGATCAAGAATGGCAAGAAGATTACAGCTTTCGTCCCAAACGATGGCTGTTTGAATTTCATTGAG GAGAATGATGAAGTTCTGGTTGCTGGCTTTGGTCGAAAGGGCCATGCTGTTGGTGACATTCCTGGAGTTCGTTTCAAAGTTGTCAAAGTAGCCAATGTTTCTCTTTTAGCCTTGTACAAAGGCAAAAAGGAGAGACCCAGGTCATAA
- the LOC110077350 gene encoding small ribosomal subunit protein uS12 codes for MGKCRGLRTARKLRSHRRDQKWHDKQYKKAHLGTALKANPFGGASHAKGIVLEKVGVEAKQPNSAIRKCVRVQLIKNGKKITAFVPNDGCLNFIEENDEVLVAGFGRKGHAVGDIPGVRFKVVKVANVSLLALYKGKKERPRS; via the exons ATGG GCAAGTGTCGTGGGCTTCGTACAGCCAGGAAGTTGCGCAGTCACCGTCGTGATCAGAAATGGCATGACAAACAGTACAAGAAGGCCCACCTTGGCACTGCTTTGAAAGCCAACCCTTTTGGGGGAGCTTCCCATGCTAAAGGAATTGTTCTGGAAAAAGT TGGCGTAGAAGCTAAGCAACCAAATTCTGCGATCAGGAAATGTGTCCGAGTCCAGCTCATCAAGAATGGGAAAAAGATAACAGCTTTTGTTCCTAATGATGGTTGTTTGAATTTCATTGAG gagAATGATGAAGTTCTGGTTGCTGGTTTTGGTCGCAAAGGTCATGCTGTTGGTGACATTCCAGGAGTTCGCTTCAAAGTTGTTAAAGTCGCCAACGTTTCTCTATTAGCATTGTAcaaaggcaaaaaagagagacCCAGATCATAA